In Chryseobacterium salivictor, the DNA window AAAAGTAACTGTTTTTGAAGCATTGCATGATTTAGATTTCATCGGAAATGATGATGAAAAATTTAATTATGAAAACATTGATTTAAAAGCGAAATACAATGGAACGACTGAACAAATGGCATCTTTGCTAAAAAAGCGTTCAATCGATGGGCAACCAGACCCTAAAAGTGGATTAACTTATGCTGAATGGTCAAGACAAGGAAGATTAAATGGACGGTTTTCTAATGCCAAAAATCCATTTTATGTGAGAAATTCAGGAGAATTAGAAAATGTTTTAACCCATATTGTTGCGCCATTACAAAACCATAAAACCAGTAAACAAAATGATACTGTTGTAAAACGGCTCAGTGTAATTCTTAATGCTGGAAACTATAATGAAGCAAAGGAGGAATTAAAAAAAATAGGTTTGAGTTCTGAAAAAAGAAACTACAATGTTTTAAAAGCAGACGGGCAAAGTTCTACCATAATGACTATCGCTGATGATTATATACACTACGCAAGTCCTAGAGCACTGACCGTTCGTGAAATGGCTCGTTTGCAGTCTTTTGATGATAGTTTTGTTTTTCAAGGAAAACGGTCTACAGGTGGGAATAAAAGAAAATTCGAAGTACCACAATTTACTTTGGTTGGCAATGCTGTTCCGCCTTTAATGGCAAGAGCTATTGCTTTAGAAATATTAAAAAATATTGAGTAAGAATGAGGCAATTAACCAAATTAGAAATAGAGCGAATAAAGCTGTTAACTGAAAAATCCGTTGAAGTCACATTGATAGAACCTACTGAAACAGGTCTTGAAAAGTCTATTATGGATGCCACTGGCTCTGTTCGGGCATATTTGAAAGATAAAAATATTCACGATTACGAATTACAAGGTCAGGGAGCTAAAGAAAATGGAGTGTATATCAAGACTAGCCTTATCATAAATTCTGATATAATTGAAACAGTTACCTCTCTGTATCGACCAAAAGCAAAGGGAAAAGGAGGAGACCCAAGAATCTGGATTTCCCAACTTTCAAAGATTGCTAACCCAAATGATATTTTAGCAATTATTGCTTTTGATAATAAATTGTACGTTGTCAATGTAACACAACTTGATTTTGATAGTTTGATTAATGGAATTGCTAATAATCCGTTGAAAGAATTGGTAAATGAAATCAATTCTTTGTCAAGAGAAGTGGCTGATGAATTACTGATGTTGTTAAGGAAAATAAGTTTGCAAGGGGCAGTTCCTGCAATGTTGCAAGCAGATACCGCAATTGGTAGAACTCTTGAAACACTTTTAGGTATTAACATTAATTCGTCAAAACAGCCAGATTATAAAGGCATTGAATTAAAATCATTTAGAGATAAAAAAGGAAATAGAAAAAATCTGTTTGCACAAGTTCCGGATTGGTCAGCCAGCAAATTTAAAAGTTCAGCAGAAATTTTGAACGAGTTTGGTTATCAACGTGGTGATGATTATAAACTGTATTGTACCGTTTCTGCAATCGTTCGTAATTCCCAAGGCTTGAAGTTGAAAGTGGATACCGATGTTCGGCAGTTAATCGAAACTTCAGATAAAGGAACCGTTGGGGACTTTGTAGTATGGAGACTAGAAACTTTGCATAAACGTTTGCTTGAAAAACACAATGAGACTTTTTGGGTGGCAACCGATACTTTGATGATTGATGGTAAAGAGCATTTTATCTACAAGTCTGTCGAACATACGAAAAAACCGATCGTGTCACAGTTTGATATTTTGCTTGAACAAGGGATTATTACTCTTGACCATTTGATTAAACGAACACCAATTGGTAAAGTTGTCGAAAAAGGTCCAATTTTCAAGCTCAAACCTAATGCATTGAGTTTGTTATTCCCACCAAGTCAGTCTTACGATTTATTAGTGAGGTAAGGCTGAAGCTGTTGACTAAACCCAAATCCACCCCCCTCATTAGCGAAAGCGTAGATTTGGTGAAGCCAATCCTTTACTGTGATTGAAAACATATTAACAGATTGACATTTTACAATACCCGATTGATGTTTTCTAAAAACTTGCTCTGTATAATATTAAAGATTCCGCTGAGAATCCTGCAGAATAATTTCAAAGTCCAGAAAGAATGCGAATTTAGAGAGATAATCAATACTGCAGTTGAATTTCCCGCTTTCAATTTTAGAAATGGTGGAGCGGCTGATGTTCATTTTATCAGCTAACTGCTCCTGACTCTGGCCGCGTTTTTCCCGGATTTCCCGGATAGACCGGCCTACTTTCAAACGGCAGTCCGTAAGGTAAGTTTCCATAGAAACCCCGTCTGTAACTGTTGTGTTTTTCACTGTTAATTACGGTTCATTAATCATTTCGGTGATGATCTCAATTGCTCTTTCCTTGCTGAGTATATTTCCGAATTCCGGTAAAGAATCCTCATCGGTATAAACCCCATTGCGGTCATTCCAGCACAGCCAGTCGATCAGTTCAGACCTTGACCATGAGTTCAGTTTTTCGTTCAGTTCATCACCCTTCAGTTCCATGATCCGGTAGTACGGATGGCTTAGTTTTTCCTGTTCGCTTAAGTAGGTATTCATAATTCCTGAATTTAATGGTTATTGCGTTCAATATTTCATAACTTTGCGGTTAAATGTCATATTATCAACAATTTGCACCTCTCAAATATAATAAATATTTATCTGATGTGCAATATAGTGAACAACTGGATTAAAGTCGCGTACTATGGAAACCACTGAAAATATAACCCCGGAAGCCTTCATGAAGTTTTTCCGCGATACCGAAAAACTCAATCAGCTGACCCCTGAGGACAGAACTGAAATTTTCAGAACGGTATTACTGGGAAGCTCTGATCTGACAGAAGATTTATTGAATGAAATTTTAAGTGATTATTCCGTGATCATCTGCAGGCAGTAGCGGTATAAAATGGCAGGAGAATCCCGGACAGGCTACCGAAAGTGCGCTCCAGACGTGAAGGATTCCAATCATGATGCCGGGAGTACATCGGTACAGATTACCAAATTACACCCCAATATTTCCGGTATTCCCCTCCGAAGCTTCCCCACTGCTCACAAAATCACTAAGCCATTCTGCAAAATCTGCCAGTTCAGCATCATGCTTTGAATAACCCATGTCCTCAGCAACATCCGGCATCTGCCAGTTTGAAAACACCTTAGTAGGCGGACGGCTGTTCTCCGCCTCCAGAAAAGCGGGAACAATCCAGGTATTGACAAGATCGGTCTGTATAATTTTGGCCTTTGCCTCTTTGATTCTGTCTTTTTTAAAGAGCGTAACGGCCCACTCGAATAAAAATACAGGATACCCTGAATCATCAGGAAAATTCTTACTGAACCAGTTAAAATACCGGAGAGCGCCCGAATAATCCTGTATCCTGAGGTACAGTTCAGGGGGCAGATACCGCAGTCCGCGGCTGTCGTCGTAATAACCTCCCCACCTCTTTTTATCGGCGGCAAGTTCCTTCCTGATTTTTGCAATCTTAAACTGAATCCGTTCTATCTGTTTGGGCGTCATTACTGATACTTTTAGGGTTACCGGTGACCTGAATCCTTACAAAAAATTACCGGTCTTCCGTCAGTATAAAAATAGTATTTTTTTGGATATTGCAGTAATTTCTGTCCTGCAGCATCCCCACCTTTCATTTGGCTCAGGAATTTCCCTGCACACCTGCAAATCTTTTCCCAGATCCAGGGATTGGATCTGATTTTGCTTTTTTGGCCCCATGGAACGTATTTTATTGGGAGTTTCGGCATGCTTTCCACGCGGGTCTGATCCGGCTTTATAATGGGCTGCCTGAAAACGGAGGGCCGGACACGGCCGGGCTAATCAAAATAATCGATCGCGCCTTCGGGGGATTTTCACGCTGTTTTCAGTTTGCAGAACAAAATTTATACAGGCTCTTAATACATCAAACCAAAAAGCCAAACCGGAATAATATTTGCAAAACCGATTTCAATACCGTCTTTCGCAACGTAAGCATTTTCTACGTTTGTTATTTGTTTTTTGGTTTTGTTTTTTCCTCCAATCTCAAACACATAAGTTTTGTCGATCACAAAATCGGCAATTTCTGATCGGTTTATTTCGTGTAAACCCTTGAATTGGTTGAGGAAAAATGTTTCACGTACATTTCCAACATTTGTATTATCTTTTGCCAAAGCATACATCAGGTTGCTGTTGTTCAGATACAGTTTTTCAGGTTTGGTAAGTACTCCAATACCCGAAGTATCTCTGTAAAGTTCATTGACCAATCCTGCACGTTCCAGAATCTTTATGCTTTGCACCAACATGTTTCTGGAAACGCCTACTTTTTCGCTCAGTTTCGTGACATTAGGGGTAAACGGCGCACTTGAAGCCACGCTGATGAGTAATTT includes these proteins:
- a CDS encoding tetratricopeptide repeat protein is translated as MTPKQIERIQFKIAKIRKELAADKKRWGGYYDDSRGLRYLPPELYLRIQDYSGALRYFNWFSKNFPDDSGYPVFLFEWAVTLFKKDRIKEAKAKIIQTDLVNTWIVPAFLEAENSRPPTKVFSNWQMPDVAEDMGYSKHDAELADFAEWLSDFVSSGEASEGNTGNIGV
- a CDS encoding MvaI/BcnI family restriction endonuclease; this translates as MRQLTKLEIERIKLLTEKSVEVTLIEPTETGLEKSIMDATGSVRAYLKDKNIHDYELQGQGAKENGVYIKTSLIINSDIIETVTSLYRPKAKGKGGDPRIWISQLSKIANPNDILAIIAFDNKLYVVNVTQLDFDSLINGIANNPLKELVNEINSLSREVADELLMLLRKISLQGAVPAMLQADTAIGRTLETLLGININSSKQPDYKGIELKSFRDKKGNRKNLFAQVPDWSASKFKSSAEILNEFGYQRGDDYKLYCTVSAIVRNSQGLKLKVDTDVRQLIETSDKGTVGDFVVWRLETLHKRLLEKHNETFWVATDTLMIDGKEHFIYKSVEHTKKPIVSQFDILLEQGIITLDHLIKRTPIGKVVEKGPIFKLKPNALSLLFPPSQSYDLLVR
- a CDS encoding helix-turn-helix transcriptional regulator translates to MKNTTVTDGVSMETYLTDCRLKVGRSIREIREKRGQSQEQLADKMNISRSTISKIESGKFNCSIDYLSKFAFFLDFEIILQDSQRNL